One window from the genome of Acuticoccus sp. I52.16.1 encodes:
- a CDS encoding gamma-glutamyltransferase family protein produces MNFEDRELYRTGRSTNFGHAAVATSEPLAVQAGLAVLRRGGNAVDAAIATAAVLTVTEPVSNGLGSDAFALVWDGSELHGLNASGRAPAAWTPQHFAGAASVPINGWNAATVPGAVSAWRALSDKFGALSFGDLLVDAIRIAREGYGVGPITAISWANQVERFRDSASWRETFMPGGAAPRAGDLFKMPGAADALELIAVTGGDAFYTGAIAEEIARQSKAEGGAMTMDDLAAHTADWVDPIKMDAFGVTTQEIPPNGQGITALIALGLLDRLDLGDDPDSARALHLEIEAVKLAMADTALHVADLEHMKISAADLLDPAYLDERVKLIDPYKAQEPGPGIHLPGGTILLTTADRDGMMVSFIQSNYMGFGSGCVVGKFGVSMQNRGAGFSLDPASPNVVAPGKRPFHTIIPGFVTKGAGPLMAFGMMGGPIQAQGHAQLVTRMVRFGQPVQAAIDAPRFRILSGRSIAIERHIGEATMETLAAMGHVIQNDAPGVAFGFGGAQAIMRHGDLYAAGSDTRKDGYAGVL; encoded by the coding sequence ATGAACTTCGAAGACCGGGAACTCTACCGGACCGGACGCTCGACCAACTTCGGACACGCGGCGGTTGCGACCTCCGAACCGCTGGCCGTCCAGGCGGGCCTCGCCGTGCTGCGCCGCGGCGGCAACGCGGTCGACGCCGCCATCGCGACGGCCGCGGTCCTCACCGTCACCGAGCCGGTATCCAACGGCCTCGGCTCCGACGCCTTCGCCCTGGTGTGGGACGGGTCCGAGCTGCACGGCCTCAACGCCAGCGGCCGCGCCCCCGCCGCCTGGACGCCGCAGCACTTCGCGGGGGCCGCCAGCGTCCCCATCAACGGCTGGAACGCGGCCACCGTGCCGGGCGCCGTCTCGGCCTGGCGGGCGCTGTCGGACAAGTTCGGCGCGCTCTCGTTCGGCGATCTGCTGGTGGACGCCATCCGCATCGCCCGCGAGGGCTACGGCGTCGGGCCGATCACCGCCATCTCGTGGGCGAATCAGGTCGAGCGCTTCCGTGACAGCGCGTCCTGGCGCGAGACCTTCATGCCCGGCGGTGCGGCGCCCCGTGCCGGCGACCTCTTCAAGATGCCCGGCGCGGCCGACGCGCTGGAGCTGATCGCCGTCACCGGCGGCGACGCCTTCTATACCGGCGCCATCGCCGAGGAGATCGCCCGCCAGTCCAAGGCCGAGGGCGGGGCGATGACCATGGACGACCTCGCCGCCCACACGGCCGACTGGGTCGATCCCATCAAGATGGACGCCTTCGGGGTCACCACGCAGGAGATCCCGCCGAACGGGCAGGGGATCACCGCACTCATCGCGCTCGGCCTGCTCGACCGGCTGGACCTCGGCGACGACCCGGACAGCGCACGCGCTCTGCATCTGGAGATCGAGGCGGTGAAGCTGGCGATGGCCGACACCGCCCTCCACGTCGCCGATCTTGAGCACATGAAGATCAGCGCCGCCGACCTCCTCGATCCCGCCTACCTCGACGAGCGGGTGAAGCTGATCGACCCGTACAAGGCGCAGGAGCCCGGCCCGGGCATCCACCTTCCCGGCGGCACCATCTTGCTGACGACGGCGGACCGGGACGGGATGATGGTCTCCTTCATCCAGTCCAACTACATGGGCTTCGGCTCGGGCTGCGTGGTCGGCAAGTTCGGCGTCTCGATGCAGAACCGCGGCGCGGGCTTCTCGCTGGATCCGGCGAGCCCCAACGTCGTCGCGCCCGGCAAGCGGCCGTTCCACACCATCATCCCCGGCTTCGTGACGAAGGGCGCCGGACCCTTGATGGCGTTCGGCATGATGGGCGGGCCGATCCAGGCGCAGGGGCACGCGCAGCTCGTCACGCGCATGGTGCGGTTCGGCCAGCCGGTGCAGGCGGCGATCGACGCACCGCGCTTCCGCATCCTCTCCGGCCGCTCGATCGCCATCGAGCGCCACATCGGCGAGGCGACGATGGAGACGCTGGCCGCGATGGGCCACGTCATCCAGAACGACGCGCCGGGCGTGGCGTTCGGGTTCGGCGGGGCACAGGCGATCATGCGCCACGGCGACCTCTACGCCGCCGGCTCCGACACCCGCAAGGACGGTTACGCCGGCGTCCTGTGA